A single region of the Acidobacteriota bacterium genome encodes:
- a CDS encoding enoyl-CoA hydratase/isomerase family protein encodes MTQQSTVTVRHDRAAAVVTIDGPAVRNALSGPTLSLLCQRLREAEHDPAVRVVVLTGAGEQAFSAGGDIRELPSRDMYTELGERARFMRDACTLLETMPKPTIAAINGVAAGGGCELALSCDIRVAAASARIGLPEVNLGLFPGGGGTQRLLRLCGRGVAAELMMTGRLIDADEAHRVGLVNHVRPLAELMPFVFDLAVTLAAKAPLALAAIKDALRAGVNVGQAEGILYENKLFALCMETADRREGVAAFLEKRAPAFRGR; translated from the coding sequence GTGACCCAGCAGTCCACCGTCACGGTTCGGCACGACCGCGCGGCAGCCGTCGTCACCATCGACGGACCCGCCGTCCGCAACGCGCTGAGCGGGCCCACGCTCTCGCTCCTGTGCCAGCGCCTGCGGGAGGCCGAACACGACCCGGCCGTGCGCGTCGTCGTGCTCACCGGCGCCGGCGAGCAGGCCTTCAGCGCCGGCGGCGACATTCGCGAGCTGCCGTCGCGCGACATGTACACCGAGCTCGGTGAGCGCGCCCGCTTCATGCGCGACGCCTGCACCCTGCTCGAGACGATGCCCAAGCCGACCATCGCGGCCATCAACGGGGTGGCGGCCGGCGGCGGCTGCGAGCTCGCGCTGTCGTGCGACATCCGGGTGGCGGCGGCCTCGGCGAGAATCGGCCTGCCGGAGGTGAACCTCGGACTCTTTCCCGGCGGTGGCGGCACGCAGCGCCTGCTGCGGCTTTGCGGGCGGGGCGTGGCCGCGGAGCTGATGATGACCGGACGGCTCATCGACGCCGACGAGGCTCATCGTGTCGGCCTCGTGAACCACGTCCGGCCGCTCGCCGAGCTCATGCCCTTCGTGTTCGATCTCGCCGTCACGCTGGCGGCCAAGGCCCCCCTTGCGCTTGCCGCCATCAAGGACGCGCTGCGCGCCGGCGTCAACGTCGGCCAGGCGGAGGGCATTCTCTACGAGAACAAGCTCTTCGCCCTCTGCATGGAGACGGCGGATCGTCGCGAGGGCGTAGCCGCGTTCCTCGAGAAGCGCGCGCCGGCATTCAGAGGGCGGTAG